A window from Staphylococcus succinus encodes these proteins:
- a CDS encoding MFS transporter: MTNKIWTKDFIIYSVINFLLILVYFLLNSTITTYAQNEYNASSKMMGLLAGIFIVGALLGRVTIGFLKITKKILVINTLLLILSIMLYFIKLDQYFLMIVRLLNGVFIGITTTIVGTIVATVIPNHRKGEGISYFAVSTALATCLGPFIGISLTSNNNFMNIFYISFLLGIISFVITLLLKNQEINNKKKFSFNNLFDRQALPIAFIIFLSALSFSGIVSYINLYAIEIDLVKAASYFFIIYTAAVLISRPFTGKIVDAYGANIIIYPAIILFVLGLCLLGISHSAWLLLVSGLCIGLGFGNISSITQTIAVSHAKPHNIGLATSTFMIFMDLGNGIGPYTLGLITPFLGYAGMYKSLAILMIFTFVLYYFIYGKHSKKFKH; this comes from the coding sequence ATGACAAATAAAATATGGACAAAGGATTTTATAATTTATTCAGTTATTAATTTCCTGCTAATATTAGTATATTTTCTATTAAATTCTACTATAACCACTTACGCTCAAAATGAATATAATGCTTCTAGTAAAATGATGGGGCTGTTAGCAGGCATATTTATAGTTGGTGCACTTTTAGGTAGGGTGACAATAGGATTTTTAAAAATAACGAAGAAAATATTAGTCATTAATACATTACTATTAATCTTATCGATAATGTTATATTTTATAAAATTAGACCAATATTTCTTGATGATAGTCCGTTTATTAAATGGTGTATTCATTGGTATTACAACAACTATTGTGGGTACAATTGTTGCCACAGTAATACCCAATCATAGAAAAGGTGAGGGAATCAGTTATTTTGCGGTGAGTACAGCTTTAGCTACTTGTTTAGGACCATTTATAGGTATATCTTTAACGAGCAATAATAACTTCATGAATATATTTTATATTAGCTTTTTATTAGGTATTATTAGTTTTGTCATTACATTACTTTTAAAAAACCAAGAAATTAATAATAAAAAGAAATTTTCATTCAATAATTTATTTGATAGACAAGCTTTACCCATTGCATTCATTATATTCTTAAGTGCTTTATCATTTTCCGGTATAGTATCGTATATAAATTTATATGCTATTGAGATTGATTTGGTAAAAGCAGCGAGTTACTTTTTTATTATCTATACTGCTGCAGTGTTAATTTCACGACCCTTCACTGGTAAAATTGTAGATGCATATGGAGCCAATATTATTATTTATCCAGCAATTATATTATTTGTATTAGGATTATGCTTATTAGGAATAAGTCATAGTGCTTGGTTACTACTTGTTTCGGGACTATGTATTGGATTAGGATTTGGTAATATTTCCTCAATTACTCAAACAATAGCAGTAAGTCATGCTAAACCACATAATATTGGATTAGCAACCTCTACTTTTATGATTTTTATGGATTTAGGGAATGGTATTGGACCATATACTCTAGGTTTGATAACGCCTTTTTTAGGTTATGCTGGTATGTATAAATCGTTAGCCATTTTGATGATATTTACGTTTGTTTTATATTACTTTATCTATGGTAAACATAGTAAAAAATTTAAACATTAG
- a CDS encoding squalene/phytoene synthase family protein, with amino-acid sequence MTDKKFPKDAMRVLKETSRTFYIPITFLEKELKHTVVCGYLVMRAIDEIEDHEEVENDVKYTILMQVSDLLKKPFDETEYFRILGPIKEMMPEVTVRLGDWLDACPNSTLPIVTDASSEMAFGMAKWAKANWEVHTREDLDDYTYYVAGLVGVMLSELWEFCAGIKTDRDLAIGYGRGLQAVNILRNEKEDLEERGVNFVPDGWTRADLFDYAEQNLAKADEYMKAINKRSIILFCRLPLALAHKSLKAMRDGREKMSRKEVEETVEEVKKD; translated from the coding sequence ATGACAGATAAGAAATTCCCAAAGGATGCAATGCGCGTGTTAAAAGAAACAAGCCGTACATTTTATATTCCAATTACTTTTTTAGAAAAAGAATTAAAACATACGGTGGTATGTGGTTACTTAGTAATGAGAGCGATAGATGAAATCGAAGATCACGAAGAAGTTGAAAATGATGTGAAATATACGATCTTAATGCAAGTGAGCGATCTATTAAAGAAACCTTTTGATGAAACAGAATACTTCCGAATACTTGGGCCAATAAAAGAAATGATGCCTGAAGTTACTGTGCGTTTAGGTGATTGGTTAGATGCATGTCCAAATAGTACATTACCAATTGTTACGGATGCTTCTAGTGAAATGGCATTCGGGATGGCGAAATGGGCAAAAGCAAATTGGGAGGTCCATACTCGAGAAGATTTAGATGATTATACATATTACGTTGCAGGACTTGTTGGAGTAATGCTTTCAGAATTATGGGAGTTTTGTGCTGGCATCAAGACTGACCGAGATTTAGCCATTGGTTATGGGCGTGGGCTTCAGGCCGTGAATATTTTAAGAAATGAGAAAGAAGATTTAGAAGAACGTGGCGTGAATTTCGTACCAGATGGTTGGACACGCGCAGATTTATTTGATTATGCTGAGCAAAACTTGGCAAAAGCTGATGAATATATGAAGGCGATTAATAAGAGAAGTATTATACTTTTCTGTCGTTTACCTTTAGCACTTGCACATAAATCTCTAAAAGCTATGAGAGATGGGCGCGAAAAGATGTCTCGTAAAGAAGTGGAAGAAACGGTAGAAGAAGTTAAGAAAGACTAA
- a CDS encoding MepB family protein, which yields MKITNVEVELWNRDYEAINLCYGNTNVKSRLAKKTPKKRGYFIAVWRKNNANMNEPFTYQSFQDRLVINVSDGHYKGQFVFPKSVLIEHGIVSSQDKKGKMAMRLYPSWETDLNKTAYHTQCWQTKYFVDLIKVNELYFLNNNLK from the coding sequence ATGAAAATTACAAATGTTGAAGTGGAATTATGGAATAGGGATTATGAGGCAATTAATTTATGCTACGGAAACACAAATGTAAAAAGTAGATTAGCAAAAAAGACACCTAAAAAGAGAGGGTATTTTATAGCTGTTTGGAGAAAAAATAATGCAAACATGAATGAGCCGTTTACTTATCAATCGTTTCAAGATAGGTTAGTGATCAATGTCAGTGATGGTCATTACAAAGGACAGTTTGTTTTTCCAAAAAGTGTATTAATAGAGCACGGCATTGTAAGTTCACAAGATAAAAAAGGTAAAATGGCGATGCGTCTTTATCCTTCATGGGAAACCGATTTAAATAAAACAGCATATCATACGCAATGTTGGCAAACTAAATATTTTGTCGATTTAATAAAAGTAAATGAACTCTATTTTCTAAATAATAATTTAAAGTAA
- a CDS encoding GNAT family N-acetyltransferase: MLMTKRLIMVKPDLKYADELFNIHSDLIATQFTPLTRHLTIEDTNQMIRNWIRYWDENNYGYFIFIDRCNGNVLGSGGAIKKEYFGDIFLNVYYRICPNYTGEGLAYEAMNKIIDWLKSNVDDKSKFIIRTDKNNVASIKLAEKLNFQYRSTRDNHLNCGDIFYIK; encoded by the coding sequence ATGCTAATGACTAAACGACTTATAATGGTAAAGCCTGATTTAAAATATGCTGATGAACTTTTTAATATACATTCAGATCTAATTGCTACACAATTCACACCACTAACTAGACATTTAACAATTGAAGATACAAATCAAATGATACGGAATTGGATTAGATATTGGGATGAAAATAATTATGGGTATTTTATTTTTATAGATAGATGTAATGGAAATGTATTGGGGAGCGGAGGAGCTATAAAGAAAGAGTATTTTGGCGATATATTTTTAAATGTTTATTATCGTATATGTCCTAATTATACAGGGGAAGGATTAGCTTATGAAGCTATGAATAAAATAATTGACTGGTTAAAATCAAATGTAGATGATAAGTCAAAATTTATCATAAGAACGGATAAAAACAATGTAGCTTCCATTAAATTAGCAGAAAAGCTAAACTTTCAATACAGGTCTACAAGAGATAATCATTTAAACTGTGGTGATATATTTTATATTAAATAA
- a CDS encoding GNAT family N-acetyltransferase — translation MEIKVATSMDVALINYIMKSAFAEYKASELPSSALQETEKMILNAFKQGEKALIAYDKQEPVAMVRFKQIGNNIHFTRLSVIPDRQGEGISKMLLVSLELRAQKCGMTNIVCKVRANVPRNINIYKSMGYKQCEEQVIYKEYGQPLKVVTMLKEL, via the coding sequence ATGGAAATTAAAGTAGCCACAAGCATGGATGTAGCACTAATTAATTATATTATGAAAAGTGCTTTCGCAGAATATAAAGCAAGTGAATTACCTTCGAGTGCACTTCAAGAAACGGAAAAAATGATTTTAAATGCTTTTAAACAAGGGGAAAAAGCACTCATTGCTTACGATAAACAAGAACCGGTAGCGATGGTTCGATTTAAGCAAATAGGTAATAATATACATTTTACGCGTTTATCTGTTATTCCTGACAGACAAGGGGAAGGGATTAGTAAAATGTTATTAGTATCATTGGAGCTACGTGCCCAAAAATGTGGTATGACTAATATAGTGTGTAAGGTACGCGCAAACGTACCAAGAAATATTAATATTTATAAATCAATGGGATATAAGCAGTGTGAGGAGCAAGTGATATATAAGGAATATGGGCAACCATTAAAAGTTGTAACTATGTTAAAGGAGTTATAA
- a CDS encoding DUF4930 family protein has product MRFIFGIIKNIIAVIAIIMIVFFAFKYAPFLKDQEWNPIHNNEPSMNNSEPREQLTGGQRYSVEENDILNNVPLSQTKNVFNWINKKEFMSVSGIGRMGYNDQYIAGQRGDEFIIYKFGSDSIRVYKTEIEMQQDLNQLGQHIELQPPSSYE; this is encoded by the coding sequence ATGCGATTTATATTCGGAATTATTAAAAACATTATAGCTGTTATTGCAATTATAATGATTGTATTTTTTGCATTTAAATATGCCCCTTTTTTAAAAGATCAAGAATGGAATCCGATACACAATAATGAGCCATCTATGAATAATTCTGAGCCTAGAGAACAATTAACAGGGGGACAAAGATATTCGGTTGAAGAAAATGATATTTTAAATAATGTACCACTTAGCCAAACTAAAAACGTATTTAATTGGATCAACAAAAAAGAATTTATGTCAGTTTCTGGCATTGGAAGAATGGGTTATAACGATCAGTATATAGCGGGGCAACGTGGCGACGAATTTATCATTTATAAGTTTGGATCAGATTCAATCAGAGTTTATAAAACTGAGATAGAGATGCAACAAGATTTAAATCAATTAGGACAGCACATTGAATTACAACCGCCTTCAAGTTACGAGTAA
- the mreC gene encoding rod shape-determining protein MreC, producing the protein MSKFFKNNKLIVILCAIIVFIALIGVSLRSQTQSPVEQYVGDSVAFGQRVVSYPVQFVSGSIGTLFSKESSKEQSSKVKQLEVENERLKAENKKYKKELDIEDISKFEPISSTVLSRNPDQWMNTLVINQGSKDGIQKNMAVLTSEGLVGRISKVNQFSSQVDLISTNTRSNRLSVNIQHKGKNIFGLIDHYDTKNNELVIADISNKNSVKKGDKVVTSGLADQLPSSIYIGEVSKVENDQYGLSKEVRVKTAANLSDLNHVYVAKRNPETIPNNESGDN; encoded by the coding sequence TTGTCAAAGTTTTTTAAAAACAACAAATTGATTGTTATTTTATGTGCAATCATAGTGTTTATAGCCTTAATTGGCGTGTCTTTACGTTCGCAAACACAATCACCGGTGGAACAATATGTTGGAGATTCTGTTGCTTTTGGACAAAGAGTGGTTAGTTATCCAGTACAATTTGTATCAGGATCTATAGGTACACTCTTTTCAAAAGAAAGTTCTAAAGAGCAATCTAGTAAGGTTAAACAATTAGAAGTGGAAAATGAAAGGCTCAAAGCAGAGAATAAGAAGTACAAAAAAGAGTTAGATATTGAAGATATATCTAAATTCGAACCTATCTCTAGCACGGTCCTATCAAGAAATCCAGACCAATGGATGAACACTTTAGTTATTAACCAAGGATCTAAAGATGGTATCCAAAAAAACATGGCTGTGTTGACATCTGAAGGCTTAGTTGGTCGTATTTCAAAAGTGAATCAGTTCTCATCACAAGTGGATTTAATTTCCACAAACACGCGTTCAAATCGCTTGTCTGTCAATATCCAACATAAAGGTAAAAATATTTTTGGTTTAATAGATCATTATGATACTAAAAATAATGAATTGGTGATTGCAGATATTAGCAACAAAAATAGTGTTAAAAAGGGCGATAAAGTTGTTACAAGTGGATTGGCTGATCAACTTCCTAGCAGTATATACATAGGTGAAGTATCTAAAGTTGAAAATGATCAATATGGTTTATCTAAAGAAGTGAGAGTGAAAACAGCAGCCAACTTATCTGATTTAAATCACGTATATGTCGCTAAAAGAAATCCTGAAACAATACCAAATAATGAAAGCGGGGATAATTAA
- the mreD gene encoding rod shape-determining protein MreD, with translation MRALYYFLIGIVLFYIDTVIGLVIPMHIGDKDIIFVPHLTFMYILIVCVYRSFGVAMVLSVVLGLITDLYFGSFYGLYLFGYILLVVIMDYFFKTFYRDKTMLFIIILVSTLILEIYVAIIYAILGLIQFEFFNFIIFRLVPTFIINFILLIIMFPVITKFLENVQMKIDSKNG, from the coding sequence ATGCGCGCATTATACTACTTTCTTATTGGTATTGTATTATTTTATATTGATACCGTGATTGGACTCGTTATACCAATGCACATAGGAGATAAGGATATTATCTTTGTGCCACACTTAACGTTTATGTATATTTTAATTGTCTGTGTATATAGAAGCTTTGGTGTCGCAATGGTTTTATCAGTAGTGCTGGGATTAATTACAGATCTCTATTTTGGCAGTTTTTATGGATTATACTTATTTGGTTATATTTTACTCGTTGTCATTATGGATTATTTCTTTAAAACATTTTATAGAGATAAGACGATGCTTTTTATCATTATCTTAGTTAGTACATTAATATTGGAAATTTATGTTGCAATTATCTATGCAATTTTAGGACTAATACAATTTGAATTCTTTAATTTTATTATTTTTAGATTAGTTCCTACATTTATAATCAATTTTATTTTACTTATTATTATGTTTCCGGTTATTACAAAATTTTTGGAAAATGTACAAATGAAGATTGACAGTAAGAATGGCTAA
- the rplU gene encoding 50S ribosomal protein L21 — translation MFAIIETGGKQVKVEEGQEIFVEKLEVNEGDSFTFDKVLFVGGDAVKVGAPTVEGASVSATVQKHGRGKKITVFTYKRRKDSKRKKGHRQPYTKLTIDKINA, via the coding sequence ATGTTTGCTATTATTGAAACAGGTGGAAAACAAGTTAAAGTCGAAGAAGGTCAAGAAATCTTCGTAGAAAAATTAGAAGTTAATGAAGGAGATTCATTCACTTTTGATAAAGTATTATTTGTAGGTGGAGACGCAGTTAAAGTTGGTGCGCCAACAGTTGAAGGTGCTTCAGTTTCTGCTACCGTTCAAAAACACGGTCGCGGTAAAAAAATCACTGTATTCACGTATAAACGTCGTAAAGACTCAAAACGTAAAAAAGGTCATCGTCAACCTTATACTAAATTAACTATCGACAAAATCAACGCATAA
- a CDS encoding ribosomal-processing cysteine protease Prp, producing MITVDITLNDAGQVTDVIMDGHADHGDYGHDIVCAGASAVLFGSVNAIMGLTSEKPDIDYNDDGGHFHIRSVDTSNEKAQLILQAMLVSLQTIEEEYKENIRLNYK from the coding sequence ATGATTACTGTTGATATTACATTGAACGATGCCGGTCAAGTCACTGACGTTATCATGGATGGCCATGCTGACCATGGTGATTACGGACATGATATCGTTTGTGCTGGTGCATCTGCAGTTCTATTCGGTAGTGTTAATGCTATAATGGGATTAACAAGTGAAAAGCCAGATATCGATTATAATGATGATGGTGGTCACTTTCATATCAGAAGTGTAGACACTAGCAATGAAAAAGCGCAATTAATTCTTCAAGCTATGTTAGTATCATTACAAACAATTGAAGAAGAATATAAAGAAAATATCAGACTAAATTATAAGTGA
- the rpmA gene encoding 50S ribosomal protein L27 produces the protein MLKLNLQFFSSKKGISSTKNGRDSESKRLGAKRADGQYVSGGSILYRQRGTKIYPGENVGRGGDDTLFAKIDGVVKFERKGRDKKQVSVYAAAE, from the coding sequence ATGTTAAAGTTAAACTTACAATTCTTCTCATCTAAAAAAGGAATAAGTTCTACAAAAAACGGACGTGACTCAGAATCAAAACGTTTAGGAGCTAAACGTGCTGATGGTCAATACGTTTCAGGTGGTTCTATTTTATACCGTCAACGTGGTACAAAAATCTATCCTGGTGAAAATGTAGGTCGTGGTGGCGACGATACATTATTCGCTAAAATCGACGGCGTTGTTAAATTCGAACGCAAAGGTCGCGACAAAAAACAAGTTTCTGTTTACGCAGCAGCTGAGTAA
- the obgE gene encoding GTPase ObgE — MFVDQVKISLKAGDGGNGITAYRREKYVPFGGPAGGDGGDGASIIFEVDEGLRTLLDFRYQTHFKAKRGDTGQSSNMHGRNAENLILKVPPGTIIKSVETEEVLADLVEDGQRAVVAKGGRGGRGNSRFASPRNPAPDFSENGEPGEEIDVTLELKLLADVGLVGFPSVGKSTLLSIVSKAKPKIGAYHFTTIKPNLGVVSTKDQRSFVMADLPGLIEGASDGVGLGHQFLKHVERTKVIVHMIDMSGSEGRDPYEDYKIINDELKAYEHRLEDRPQIVVANKMDMPNSEDNLKLFKEELNDDSIKIIPLSTFMHDHVDELLYAIADKLEEVKDIDFSKDEEEDLGINRVLYKHTPSQDNFTITRDDDAAYVVSGKAIERMFKMTDFNSDPAVRRFARQMRSMGIDEALRARGCENGDIVRILGGEFEFVE, encoded by the coding sequence ATGTTTGTCGATCAAGTTAAAATATCACTTAAAGCAGGTGATGGCGGTAATGGTATCACAGCCTACCGCAGAGAAAAATATGTCCCATTCGGTGGTCCAGCTGGCGGCGATGGCGGTGACGGTGCATCAATTATATTTGAAGTTGATGAAGGTTTAAGAACTTTATTAGACTTTAGATACCAAACACATTTCAAAGCCAAAAGAGGCGACACTGGTCAAAGTAGTAATATGCATGGTAGAAATGCAGAAAATTTAATTTTAAAAGTACCCCCGGGCACTATAATTAAGAGCGTTGAAACTGAAGAAGTATTAGCTGATTTAGTTGAAGATGGTCAACGCGCTGTTGTAGCTAAAGGCGGCCGAGGTGGTCGAGGTAACTCTCGTTTTGCATCTCCAAGAAACCCGGCACCAGACTTTAGTGAGAATGGTGAACCAGGTGAAGAAATAGATGTTACATTAGAACTGAAATTATTAGCAGATGTAGGATTAGTTGGTTTCCCAAGTGTCGGAAAATCTACATTGCTTTCTATCGTTTCTAAAGCAAAACCTAAAATTGGTGCATACCACTTTACAACTATTAAACCCAACTTAGGTGTTGTTTCAACTAAAGACCAACGAAGCTTCGTAATGGCTGACTTACCTGGACTTATCGAAGGTGCATCTGACGGTGTGGGCTTAGGTCATCAATTTTTAAAACATGTTGAGCGTACTAAAGTCATCGTTCACATGATAGATATGAGTGGTTCAGAAGGACGTGATCCATATGAAGACTACAAAATCATCAATGACGAACTTAAAGCATATGAACACCGTTTAGAAGACAGACCACAAATCGTGGTTGCAAATAAAATGGATATGCCTAATTCAGAAGATAATTTAAAATTATTTAAGGAAGAATTGAATGATGACAGTATAAAAATTATTCCACTTTCTACATTTATGCATGACCATGTAGATGAACTTTTATATGCTATTGCGGACAAATTAGAAGAAGTAAAAGATATTGATTTCAGTAAAGATGAAGAGGAAGATTTAGGCATTAATAGAGTGTTGTATAAACATACACCAAGCCAAGATAACTTCACTATTACTAGAGACGATGATGCAGCATATGTTGTTAGCGGTAAAGCAATTGAAAGAATGTTTAAAATGACTGACTTCAATAGTGATCCTGCAGTACGCCGATTTGCACGTCAAATGCGTTCTATGGGCATTGATGAAGCGTTAAGAGCGCGTGGTTGTGAAAATGGCGATATTGTAAGAATACTTGGCGGAGAATTTGAATTTGTAGAATAG
- a CDS encoding ACT domain-containing protein: MDKKDYKKFYLIREDVLPESVVKTLKIKDLLKNDPSLSIFEAVKQFDLSRSAFYKYRDTIFPIDEKMEETREFTLILYVNDIVGMLAGVLNTLSNLNLSVLTIHQSIPMEGRATITLSLDAKGTNLEIDDVMEALKKVEHVSKVELISMTI, encoded by the coding sequence ATGGACAAAAAAGATTATAAAAAGTTTTACTTAATTAGAGAAGATGTGCTACCTGAATCTGTAGTAAAGACTCTAAAAATCAAAGACCTATTAAAAAATGATCCTTCCTTGTCCATATTTGAAGCAGTTAAACAATTCGATTTATCTAGAAGTGCATTTTATAAATATCGTGATACTATATTTCCCATAGATGAGAAAATGGAAGAGACGCGGGAGTTTACATTGATATTGTATGTCAATGATATCGTAGGTATGTTAGCGGGTGTCTTAAATACATTATCCAATTTGAACTTATCTGTACTGACAATCCATCAAAGTATTCCAATGGAAGGTAGAGCAACGATTACACTTTCGTTAGATGCTAAAGGGACAAATTTAGAAATTGATGATGTAATGGAAGCACTAAAAAAAGTTGAGCATGTTTCTAAAGTTGAATTAATTAGTATGACTATATAA
- the ruvA gene encoding Holliday junction branch migration protein RuvA: protein MYAYIKGTLTELNPTHVVVEASGVGFEIQTPNSYRFQKYMDKEVIVHTSLIVREDAQLLYGFINQEEKDMFHSLIKVTGIGPKSALAILASSSPNDVKIAIENENDAYLTKFPGIGKKTARQIVLDLKGKVQINDIDSKQALELGVDSSSAAPIINEALLALEALGYSKRELTKVEKALNKDSFDSVDDAVKRGLQLLIS, encoded by the coding sequence ATGTACGCATATATCAAAGGCACATTAACAGAATTGAATCCAACCCACGTCGTTGTTGAAGCATCGGGAGTTGGTTTTGAAATTCAAACACCAAACTCATATCGTTTTCAAAAGTACATGGATAAAGAAGTCATTGTTCACACTTCTCTTATTGTAAGAGAAGATGCACAATTACTGTATGGATTCATTAACCAAGAAGAAAAAGATATGTTCCATAGTTTAATAAAAGTGACAGGTATTGGTCCGAAATCTGCATTAGCAATATTAGCCAGTAGTTCACCTAATGACGTTAAAATTGCCATCGAAAATGAAAATGATGCTTACTTGACCAAGTTTCCAGGTATTGGTAAAAAGACAGCGCGTCAAATTGTATTAGACCTTAAAGGAAAAGTACAAATTAACGATATTGATAGTAAACAAGCTTTAGAGTTAGGGGTGGATAGTAGCAGTGCTGCGCCAATTATCAACGAAGCATTACTTGCGCTTGAAGCATTAGGATACTCTAAACGCGAACTGACTAAAGTTGAGAAAGCATTGAATAAAGATTCGTTTGATTCGGTGGATGATGCTGTAAAAAGAGGTTTGCAATTACTTATATCATAG
- the ruvB gene encoding Holliday junction branch migration DNA helicase RuvB, with protein sequence MDDRMVDQSVHEDESSFELSLRPTKLRQYIGQSTIKSNLEVFIKAAKIRQEPLDHVLLFGPPGLGKTTLSNIIANEMEVNIRTISGPSVERPGDLAAILSGLQPGDVLFIDEIHRLSSVVEEVLYSAMEDFFLDIVIGKGEEARSIRIDLPPFTLIGATTRAGSLTAPLRDRFGVHLRLEYYKEHELKEIILRTTEVLGTSIDDDSAIELAKRSRGTPRVANRLLKRVRDFQQVKEDDLIHIDTTKQSLQLLQVDDEGLDYIDHKMMNCIINQYKGGPVGLDTIAVSIGEERVTIEDVYEPFLIQKGFIERTPRGRKATAYAFEHFSKNEKRE encoded by the coding sequence ATGGATGATAGAATGGTAGACCAGTCTGTACATGAGGATGAATCATCATTTGAATTATCTTTGAGACCGACAAAGTTGCGTCAGTATATAGGACAATCTACGATTAAATCGAATTTAGAAGTGTTTATAAAAGCGGCTAAAATTCGACAAGAACCGTTAGACCATGTCTTATTATTTGGCCCCCCTGGCTTAGGTAAGACAACGTTATCGAATATTATTGCAAATGAGATGGAAGTTAATATTAGAACAATTTCAGGACCATCTGTAGAGCGTCCAGGTGATTTGGCAGCGATACTTTCTGGTTTGCAGCCGGGTGACGTTTTATTTATAGATGAAATTCATAGACTAAGTAGTGTTGTTGAAGAAGTATTGTATTCCGCAATGGAAGACTTCTTTTTAGATATTGTGATTGGTAAAGGTGAAGAAGCGAGAAGTATTCGTATAGATTTGCCTCCCTTCACATTAATTGGAGCAACAACAAGAGCTGGGAGTTTAACTGCACCATTGCGTGATAGATTTGGTGTTCATCTCAGATTAGAATACTATAAAGAACATGAATTGAAAGAAATTATTTTACGAACAACTGAAGTGCTCGGTACATCTATAGATGATGATAGTGCAATAGAATTAGCCAAGCGTAGCCGAGGGACTCCGAGAGTTGCCAACCGTCTTCTAAAACGTGTGAGAGATTTTCAACAAGTTAAAGAAGATGATTTAATCCATATTGATACTACAAAGCAGTCTTTACAGTTACTCCAAGTAGATGATGAAGGCTTAGACTATATCGATCATAAGATGATGAATTGCATAATCAACCAATATAAAGGTGGACCAGTTGGTTTAGATACAATTGCGGTGTCTATTGGTGAAGAACGTGTAACCATTGAAGATGTATATGAACCATTTTTAATTCAAAAAGGCTTTATTGAACGTACACCAAGAGGACGTAAAGCAACTGCTTATGCATTTGAACATTTTAGCAAGAATGAAAAGAGGGAATAA